From a single Brassica oleracea var. oleracea cultivar TO1000 chromosome C5, BOL, whole genome shotgun sequence genomic region:
- the LOC106345095 gene encoding protein MSP1-like: protein MACYGVDTDGVNIAKDEFERNFVSALVAHGEIGVKFDDIGSLEHVKKTLNERAKAYCYLVLLVLVRRFAKALATEAGANFISITSSSLTSKWFGDAEKLTKDLFSFASKLVPPVIIFVEEVDSLLDACGGSSEHESTRMMRNEFMTAWDGFRSKDSQRILILGATSRPFDLDRLPRRIYVDLPDEENRLKILNIILNQENIETGFEFEKLAKETEGVGKVSG, encoded by the exons AATATAGCAAAGGATGAGTTTGAAAGAAACTTTGTCTCAGCTTTAGTTGCTCATGGTGAAATTGGTGTCAAGTTTGACGACATTGGTTCTCTCGAACATGTGAAGAAGACACTGAATGA ACGTGCAAAGGCATATTGCTATTTGGTCCTCCTGGTACTGGTAAGACGTTTCGCCAAAGCCCTTGCTACAGAGGCTGGAGCAAACTTCATTAGCATAACTAGCTCATCGCTTACATCAAAG TGGTTTGGAGATGCAGAGAAGCTCACGAAAGATTTGTTCTCATTTGCAAGCAAACTAGTGCCGCCCGTGATTATTTTTGTCGAAGAG GTTGACAGTTTGTTAGACGCTTGTGGTGGTTCTAGCGAGCATGAATCAACTCGGATGATGAGAAACGAGTTCATGACAGCTTGGGATGGATTCAGGTCAAAAGATAGCCAAAGGATACTCATCCTCGGTGCCACCAGCAGACCATTTGATCTTGATCGTCTACCAAGAAG GATATATGTCGATTTACCAGATGAGGAGAACCGGTTGAAGATTTTGAATATTATTTTGAATCAAGAAAATATTGAAACAGGTTTTGAGTTTGAGAAACTTGCAAAAGAAACTGAAGGTGTTGGGAAAGTTAGCGGATAA